ATAGGCATCCCGCAAGCGCTGGACATCGGCGGACGTCATCCCCGGGATACGCTGCAGATCACCCGCCGCATCCTCCAGCCGTGCCACCATCGGCTCTTCCTCGCGGACGTGGGCGCCGGCATGGCCCATCAGAATGGTGTCGAGCAGGGTCGTGCCGGATCGCAGGAACCCGCCCAGAAACGCCGGGGAGCGCCGCGCGTCGCTTACCGGCGCGTCCGTCCAGCTCGCGAACCAGGCAGGCGTAATGGCCGCGGTGCGTTCCTCGATGTAACGACAATGCTCGGTGCCATCGAATTGCGCGGCATCCGGATTTTGCGCCATCAGCGCATTCATTTCGGCAAAGCCGGCAAAGGCCTTGTCCCACTGGCCCAGGCGATCGGCGGCCTGGCCGATGAACTGGGCGCGAAGGACCGGATCGAGACTGTCGGTGACCGACCCTTCGATGCGCTCCAGCGCCTCGGCGAAATGCCCCTCGCGGCGGAGCAGCAGCGCTTCGATGTAGTCCAGGTCCGGCCCGGCCGCGATCTTGGCCCGCGCCTCGGCGACCAGCGCCCGCAGTTCATCCAGCCGGTTCTCCTGCTCCAGCAGGATGGCGAGGTTGAGGAAGGCCCGCGCCGAAGCCGGATCGAAACGCAGCGCCATGCGGAACGCCTGTTCGGCCTGCGCGCGCTGTTCCAGCGCGGAAAAGCACACCCCGATCATCACGAAAACCTGAGGATCGCGTTCGCCGAGCCTGGCCGCCTCAGCCAGTTGCTGCAGCGCCCGGTCATGCTGGTTGTAGCGGAGAAGCGATTTGCCCAGCTCGAACCGGATCGTGGCGTTATCGCCTTCTTCCGCGGCGGCCGCGTCGAATGCCCCCACCGCGGCTTCATGATTTCCCACGGCCGCATAGGCCCGGCCCAGATTCAGCAGGATCTGCGCCGATCGCGGCTTCATCGCCCGCGCGCGCTCCAGCACGATAACCGCATCGGCGGCGCGTCCGCATGCGTTGAGCGCGTTGGCGTAGTTGTTGAGCAGTTCCACATCGCGCGGAGACTGCCGGATCAGCCGGTCGTACTGGCGCAGGGCTTCGGCCGGATCGTTCAGCGCCCGGGCTATCTCGCCCATCAGGCGGCCGCCATCCGGCGTATCGGCAATGGGCGCGCACAAATCGCGCGCCACTCCGGCATCCCCCAGGTCGAGCGCGGCCCGCGCGGCGTTGAACCGCAGGTTGGGATTGTCGGGTCTGATCGTCAGCGCTTGCCGGAACTGCGCCAGCCCTTCGCTCACCCTTCCCATCTGGCACAGGACCACGCCGGCGAATTCGATCACGGCGGCATTGCCCGGATGCGCGCGTTGCGCTTGCGTCACCAGTTGCAGCGCCTTCGCCATGTCTCCTCTTTGAAAGGCCTGCGTCGCCTGCCCCATGATGTCGGATAGATTCAACATAGTGTCGCCGTTGATTGGTCTGGAGGGGGAACCGTAGGCATCCCCGCGCGTCCGATCCAGACCCATCTCGTGCCGGATCGCGGGCGGGGGGAATGGGCCAAACAAAAAGGGGCACGCTTGCGCGCGCCCCTTTCCGTTTGTCCCTTGGCTGCGATCAGTAGCGGATGCGCGCCGAAACGAAGAGACGACGGCCCACGACGTCGTACAGCGACGGGTCGGTGCCCGACTGCACGTTCGGCGCGTAGGTCGGCGGCTTGCGGTTGAACAGGTTGTTCGCACCGATCCGCAGGGTCAGCTGCTTGATTTCCACCTGCGCCGCGATGTCGACGTAGGCCACCGCGCCCGGGCCAGTGAACGATTCACCCGCGAACTGCACCGCCGCACGGTTCTTCATGCTGTCGATGTAGCGCACGCGCGTCGACAGCGTGACCGGCTTGAGCACCCAGTCGAGGTTCAGGTTGCCCCTGAACTTGGGGAAGCTCGTGCCGAGACCGGCGCCGAAGTAGCTGGCCGTGCCGGCGTAGTTGATCGTCACGCCAGGCAGTTCCTCGACCTTGTAGTCGAAGAGGTAGTTGGCGGTGAAGCCAACGTTCAGCTGCGAACCCGGCTTGGCGAAGTCGGTCGGCAGACGGTAGGCCGCCTGGAAGTCAAGACCCGAGGTCTTGATCTGGCCCTGGTTGATGTACTGGAAATAGCCGTTCGCATCACCGCCCAGC
The Novosphingobium sp. EMRT-2 genome window above contains:
- a CDS encoding tetratricopeptide repeat-containing sulfotransferase family protein translates to MAKALQLVTQAQRAHPGNAAVIEFAGVVLCQMGRVSEGLAQFRQALTIRPDNPNLRFNAARAALDLGDAGVARDLCAPIADTPDGGRLMGEIARALNDPAEALRQYDRLIRQSPRDVELLNNYANALNACGRAADAVIVLERARAMKPRSAQILLNLGRAYAAVGNHEAAVGAFDAAAAEEGDNATIRFELGKSLLRYNQHDRALQQLAEAARLGERDPQVFVMIGVCFSALEQRAQAEQAFRMALRFDPASARAFLNLAILLEQENRLDELRALVAEARAKIAAGPDLDYIEALLLRREGHFAEALERIEGSVTDSLDPVLRAQFIGQAADRLGQWDKAFAGFAEMNALMAQNPDAAQFDGTEHCRYIEERTAAITPAWFASWTDAPVSDARRSPAFLGGFLRSGTTLLDTILMGHAGAHVREEEPMVARLEDAAGDLQRIPGMTSADVQRLRDAYFGAAEESAPLPADKLLIDKYPLVGLRAGFIHRAFPDARFIFALRHPCDVVLSCWMQNFRITQAMASFLTLENAARMYAATMEHWFRCREVLPLNVHTVRYEDMVDDLEGQLRPLLAFLGLEWDDRLLDHQKTARERGYIRTPSYAQVTEGIYSRSRERWRSYRAHLEPVLPVLAPWVERLGYAL